AGAAAACATTTAAAGGTAGGTCAAAGATGAAGTGAAGCGCTACTGCAGTTATGCCTCCAAGAACAACAATGCCAACAGCAAGCAGGTTTAACCTTAATCCACTGGCTTTAAGCGAGGCAAAAAAACCAGGCCCAACTTGGATACCAATAGTGTAAACAAATAGGATAAGGCCAAACTCTTTAATAAAATGCAGGGCGTGTGGGTCTAAATGCCAGCCAAATTGCTTAATGAAGTGACCAACAAACAGGCCTCCAAATAACACTCCGCCTATGCCTAAACCAACGCCGCGAACTTTTATTCCACCAAACCATAGTCCTATAACCGCAACAGCCGATAAGACCAATATGGATAACGCAACTTCACTCATGAGATTCCATTCCAATCGCAAAAAAAATTTGTGTTTAATTCTTCAGCAAGAGACTACTACTTTAGTCGTAGTTAACTATTGATTTGGATTAATAAATAACAATGATCTAAATAAACAGTGGCTCCGTTATGAAGATGATGAAGTTTTTATAGCTAATGATTGGTTTTAGGCCTCTGTTTGCTGATTATTACCGCAGGATATTGTTGAAATTCACTCATTTTGGCTATGCTGTAACCAATCGGTAAATATCAGTAAAAAACTGTTTGACGCTGACCAATCAAGTGGGTAGTATTCGCCTCCGTTGAAGGGCACAATCAGTGCTTTAAAACAAATCGGTGATTAGCGTAGTTTGATAGCGCATCGTCGCGAAGCTCATAAAGAGCGGGACCAGAAGGTATAACCTTCTAAAATATCAAAGCAATCGGTGATTAGCGCAGCTTGGTAGCGCATCTGGTTTGGGACCAGAGGGTCGGGAGTTCGAATCTCTCATCACCGACCAAATTTTTGAAGCCTAGTGTTTACACTGGGTTATTTGACGCTAAAGATGCGCCCTTAGCTCATCTGGATAGAGCAACGGCCTTCTAAGCCGTAGGTAGTAGGTTCGAGTCCTACAGGGTGCGCCAAATACATGCTCTAGTAGCATAAAAGTTTGTGGTGGGTATAGCTCAGTTGGTAGAGCCCCGGATTGTGATTCCGGTTGTCGTGGGTTCAAATCCCATTACTCACCCCATTATTCGACTACATTGCCATAGCAATGTTGCGAAAATAGTTTTGCGGAAGTGGCGGAATTGGTAGACGCGCTAGATTTAGGTTCTAGTATCGCAAGGTGTGAGAGTTCAAGTCTCTCCTTCCGCACCATTATTGGTGTAAGCGTGGGTAACGCTTAAAATATACCAACAAGTTTTCGGTGATTAGCGCAGCTTGGTAGCGCATCTGGTTTGGGACCAGAGGGTCGGGAGTTCGAATCTCTCATCACCGACCACTACATAAAGCCTCGTCAGCAATGACGGGGCTTTTTTGTATCTGTACTTTGCGATGAAGAGGGCTCAGGTTTAGAGTCAGGAGTTCGCTTTTTTGTATCTGTACTTTGCGATGAAGAGGGCTCAGGTTTAGAGTCAGGAGTTCGCTTTTAAGTTTTGCTCATATTGTAGTACCTGCTTACTTCTGGGATAGCAACAAAGTAGAGCTTCATTCATTCGATAAAAGCCTCGAGGTACTGGAGTTACCTTTCTTGGCCACTGGCTTTAAATATCAAGCGAGCGAAGCGATGAACTGTATTCGCCAGGGTAAATTGCAAAGTGATCTTAATACTTGGCAAGACACCCTAGGCACCCAGCGAGTGATGGATGAAATCTTAGCCCAAGTAGGTGTTAGTTACCCATTTCTTTAGACGGTCGTTAATGCATTTAGCTAAAGCCCCGCCTTAGGGGCTTTTTTAGCAACCGTCGTCGACTAGCTCGTACTGCGGAGGTGTGGTTGCGTTGCTGGCTTGGGTATATTGAAAATAGCAGTTGTCGTCAGTGACTTGGCCATTACCATTTCTGTCGTAACCCAAATAAGTAAAAGCGAAGCCTTGCTCTTGTAAAACAAAGACATCATCAATGTCGATGCGTTTAGTAATATCGGTATTATCAAGGTATCGCCATTTTAGTCTTACGTCAGGACTATCTGGGTTAAATACATCAAAAGTGCCATCTCCATCCATGTCTACGTCGATTAAATCATCGCGATTAGGCACCTGTTGCGACACATAACTTGGCATGTAGGATTTAAGGGTGAGGAGGTCGTTGGCTGTTTTTACACTAACGCTGATTTGTTCAATGGTTTTTATTCGAGCATCACTGGATAGATTTAGTAGCTTAGGTGCAGCAGTAACCGCAAGAATACCGATCACGATAATCACTACAACCAGTTCTATTAAGGTAAAGCCTTGGTTCTTCATTAATCCCTAAACATTATTACAGCATCCGTTTTCGGCGAAGTATAAAAGTTTGCTTATCGCTTGCCTAGCTTTGTAGAGTCATTGGTCTAATTTTGTGCGGGTGCGCTAATTATAAGCGAGCGTTATATCAACAAAGGCCTGTTTATTAAGCGGGAGCTTTGGGCTTTATGTAGTGAAAATCGCCAAACAGGTATGCGTAGCAGCAAATATTTACGCGATATCTGCGATTATCTAGCAATCAGTCTCGACCTTGGCGAAAACCATGGCTATAATGCGGCGTTTTGAAATTATGGGTCCTTAACTAAGGACAGCTAGTTCGCCAATGCGAACCGCTAAATTCCCATTGTTTACGTAAGTAAATTGTCAGCAGGGTGCTGACTATAGCCGAGGTAATAAAATGCAGGTTTCAGTAGAAACAACTCAGGGCTTGGAGCGTCGTGTTACGATTTCGATTGACGCTACGCAAATCGAACAGCAAATTGAGCAAGCGCTTAAGCAAGAATCACGTCGCGCTCGCATCGACGGTTTCCGCCCTGGTAAAGTGCCAGTAAGCGTAATCAAGAAACGTTACGGTGCAGCTATTCGCCACGATGTAACTGGTCAAGCAATGCAGCGTTCATTCTACGAAGCTATCATGCAAGAGAAGCTAAACCCAGCAGGTGCTCCAGCACTTCAGCCTGGTGATACTAAAGATGGCGAGTTCAGCTTTAGCGCTACTTTCGAAATTTTCCCAGAAGTAGAAGTTGCTGGCTTAGATGCTATCGAAGTCGAAAAGAAAACTGCGACAGTTAACGAAAAAGATGTTGATACCATGATCGACACTTTACGCAAGCAGCAAGCTACTTGGAAAGAAACCAAGGGCATGATTAAAAATGAATTCCGCGTTAACCTAGACTTCTTAGGTAAAATTGACGGTGAAGAATTCGAAGGTGGCAAAGCTGATGGTTTCGACCTAGCAATGGGCGCTGGCCGAATGATTCCTGGTTTTGAAGATGGAATCATGGGTAAGAAAGCTGGCGAAGAGTTTACTATTGAAGTTAACTTCCCAGAAGATTACCACGCAGAAAACCTAAAAG
The Agarivorans aestuarii DNA segment above includes these coding regions:
- a CDS encoding prepilin-type N-terminal cleavage/methylation domain-containing protein; translation: MKNQGFTLIELVVVIIVIGILAVTAAPKLLNLSSDARIKTIEQISVSVKTANDLLTLKSYMPSYVSQQVPNRDDLIDVDMDGDGTFDVFNPDSPDVRLKWRYLDNTDITKRIDIDDVFVLQEQGFAFTYLGYDRNGNGQVTDDNCYFQYTQASNATTPPQYELVDDGC
- the tig gene encoding trigger factor; this encodes MQVSVETTQGLERRVTISIDATQIEQQIEQALKQESRRARIDGFRPGKVPVSVIKKRYGAAIRHDVTGQAMQRSFYEAIMQEKLNPAGAPALQPGDTKDGEFSFSATFEIFPEVEVAGLDAIEVEKKTATVNEKDVDTMIDTLRKQQATWKETKGMIKNEFRVNLDFLGKIDGEEFEGGKADGFDLAMGAGRMIPGFEDGIMGKKAGEEFTIEVNFPEDYHAENLKGKAATFDIKINKVEKPELAEVNEEFVKLFGIETGELDALKAEIRKNMERELEQTLKAGVKEQVLAGLIEQNEIDVPAALVSQEVEQLRKQAMQRFGENAQNAPELPDELFTEQAQRRVRTGLLLGELIKVNELEADDEKVKEHIASFASAYEDPTEVLEYYAKNEELMNNVRNVVLEEQAIEFVLDKAKVTEKEVAFDEIMNKQGAN